The Mugil cephalus isolate CIBA_MC_2020 chromosome 11, CIBA_Mcephalus_1.1, whole genome shotgun sequence genome includes a window with the following:
- the cep85 gene encoding centrosomal protein of 85 kDa isoform X2 translates to MPSTAGSPASKPQPCVQEDSLSSAVGHRSSSGSRTPSGSTSKSSSLSKSASSPNLDAQAGVGSDPAGAKPDCLSRYRSLVNGLDHSLFPTDHTRMEDGQRFDTPAVEPTLNQSALLGGLCPDVRLRLQTTGIRDIPDCVSEAYRASMEHSYKVLPEARPGIPGTSEASNQRGGQPGAVGSAGVYGSPLSLQTQALLREHAGSKGYEPLRQDRCSELSSWQQQQQNKQQLDSLRLQLEQMQLMSGGMGQYSSLYSTPVHSDSGKWDALVKASESLLKEKELIIERQKQHMTQLEQRLRESELQVHGALLGRGASYGDMCMLRLQEAQRENAFLRAQFTERTDCAALEKAEAEHRLGAVEAETRRLTDSLKETCERHAEEMKKQEERIRSRDKHINNLKKKCQKEAELKRENQQRIETLERYLADLPTLEDYQNQNKQLLEAEQQTARLEEKVRELEACLETTHSQLREKDTQLEEQKRRERDLLTTITDMQQRVQQGLEDGARLPSLDVEKLRGENNSLREEQQRLKKVIEKQHRMMEQLGSQIQTLEEQISQEESSSQALREEVLAKEQNVLELHTAMKELSAQNQDLMEQNLTLQEQMNDPERRSSNQASSVLQPAGARLTQRLHLEIASCLSDLRSLCSILTQRAQGQDPNLSLLLGLTSPPTVTEQDEDWMNPEVLQKKLVEAQQLRRDVEELRNVILDRYAQDMGENCITQ, encoded by the exons ATGCCATCCACGGCCGGTTCCCCGGCCTCCAAGCCCCAGCCGTGCGTCCAGGAGGACTCCCTGTCCTCAGCTGTGGGTCACAGGTCTTCCTCTGGCTCAAGAACCCCAAGCGGCTCCACGTCAAAGTCTTCCTCTCTATCTAAATCGGCATCTTCCCCCAACTTGGATGCTCAGGCCGGCGTGGGGAGCGATCCTGCGGGAGCCAAGCCAGACTGCCTGAGCCGCTACCGCAGCCTCGTCAATGGGCTGGACCACTCGCTTTTCCCTACAGATCACACACGGATGGAGGATGGCCAGAGGTTTGACACCCCTGCGGTGGAGCCCACACTAAATCAGTCAGCCCTGTTGGGGGGGCTATGCCCTGATGTCAGACTCCGGTTACAGACGACCGGGATTAGAGACATCCCAGACTGTGTGTCTGAGGCCTACAGAGCGAGTATGGAGCACAGCTATAAGGTTCTGCCTGAAGCCAGGCCCGGCATTCCTGGCACATCCGAAGCCTCTAATCAGAGGGGAGGTCAGCCTGGCGCAGTCGGATCTGCTGGAGTTTACGGGAGCCCTCTCAGCCTGCAGACGCAGGCTCTGCTGAGGGAGCATGCAGGCTCCAAGGGTTATGAGCCACTGCGGCAGGACAGATGTAGTGAACTTTCCAGCtggcagcaacaacagcaaaataagCAGCAACTGGACAGTTTACGCCTGCAACTGGAACAAATGCAG TTAATGAGTGGAGGAATGGGGCAGTACTCATCTCTATACTCGACACCCGTTCACTCAGACTCTGGCAAGTGGGACGCTCTGGTCAAAGCCAGCGAGAGTCTGCTAAAGGAGAAGGAGCTCATCATTGAGAG ACAAAAGCAGCATATGACACAGCTGGAGCAGCGTCTGAGGGAAAGTGAGCTGCAGGTTCACGGAGCCCTCCTGGGCCGAGGGGCGTCTTACGGGGACATGTGCATGCTGCGTCTCCAG GAGGCTCAGAGGGAGAACGCGTTCCTGAGGGCACAGTTCACCGAGCGCACCGACTGTGCTGCCCTGGAGAAGGCGGAGGCGGAGCACAGGCTGGGAGCCGTCGAGGCCGAGACGCGCCGACTGACTGATAGTCTGAAGGAAACGTGCGAGAGACAcgcagaggagatgaagaaacaggaagagagg ATTCGCAGTCGGGACAAGcacatcaacaacctgaagaagaagtGTCAGAAGGAGGCAGAGCTGAAGAGGGAGAACCAGCAGCGCATCGAGACTCTGGAGCGCTATCTAGCCGACCTGCCGACCCTGGAGGACTACCAGAACCAGAACAAGCAG CTCCTGGAGGCGGAACAGCAGACGGCTCGGCTAgaagagaaagtgagagagCTGGAGGCCTGTCTGGAGACGACGCACTCGCAACTACGGGAAAAAGACAcgcagctggaggagcagaaacGCAGGGAGAGAGACCTGCTGACCACCATCACTGA TATGCAGCAGCGGGTGCAGCAGGGCCTCGAGGACGGAGCCAGGCTTCCTTCACTGGATGTagagaagctgagaggagagaacAACTCTCTGAGAGAGGAACAGCAGAGGCTCAAAAAG GTTATTGAGAAGCAACATCGAATGATGGAACAGCTTGGCTCCCAGATCCAG ACTTTGGAGGAGCAGATATCTCAGGAAGAGAGCAGCTCTCAGGCTCTTAGGGAGGAGGTGTTGGCCAAAGAGCAGAATGTGTTGGAACTCCACACAGCCATGAAGGAg CTGTCGGcacagaaccaggacctgatGGAGCAGAATCTCACGCTGCAGGAGCAGATGAACGATCCAGAGCGGAGGAGCTCCAACCAGGCCTCCTCCGTCCTGCAGCCGGCCGGGGCTCGGCTCACGCAAAGACTTCATCTGGAGATCGCTTCCTGCCTCAGCGACCTGCGCTCCCTGTGCAGCATTCTGACCCAGCGAGCCCAGGGACAAGATCCCAACCTGTCCCTGCTGCTCGGCCTCACTT CGCCTCCGACGGTTACGGAGCAGGACGAGGACTGGATGAATCCTGAGGTGCTGCAGAAGAAGCTGGTCGAAGCGCAGCAGCTCCGCCGCGACGTCGAGGAGCTACGCAACGTCATACTGGACCGCTATGCACAGGACATGGGAGAGAACTGCATAACTCAATAA
- the ubxn11 gene encoding UBX domain-containing protein 11, with protein sequence MSSPLSMLKKRRRTPLQGPGDEQWAKQKVPFRRNLLKEFQTALAPDVSSEPNPPPPSAPSEASTSVSKAPAKKGAPPSDFELMSAMMQRVTLLENTVKSQSEEIKQKDKKISVLQKKLKVQEEPGHSRGSSGRDDFERTCQQLQKQVQEMEKFLSDYGLVWVGEDDTRDAAEDASADRSFRMNFDLVLQRIKELNVLAGDGESFVRATSTGAQLAHKDPIRLMLYRNGIVMFDGPFRSYQEQSTQECMQDLMDGYFPTELQERFPDGVPFEVHDRRDEEFAFRLPWDTFPGGGQAVCGETCESAVDSTLPGRKLTVDQFLNKLPKLVVKAGRVIDIRDSVRATLQGSSDAQSSSSVILIDTPALQAMTGRPLTSTADQPPVTRGVVTLRVKSEDGSQVYVVTMCFSETVGDLREYLDKHRGVGRPGYDIISAYPQRHYDDDGQTLQSCGLSTNATLLLRKRNGHSLTEVNKPIEGYA encoded by the exons ATGAGCTCACCTCTTTCCATGCTGAAGAAAAGGAGGCGCACTCCACTGCAGGGCCCTGGGGATGAGCAATG GGCTAAACAGAAGGTGCCTTTCAGGAGGAATCTGCTCAAAG AATTTCAGACAGCGTTGGCTCCTGATGTTTCCTCTGAGCCCAATCCTCCGCCCCCCTCTGCCCCCAGTGAAGCCTCCACTTCAGTGTCTAAAGCTCCGGCAAAGAAAG GTGCCCCTCCAAGCGACTTTGAGCTCATGTCGGCCATGATGCAGCGAGTGACCCTGCTGGAGAATACAGTGAAGAGTCAAAGTGAGGAGATAAAGCAGAAG GACAAAAAGATTTCAGTCTTACAGAAGAAGCTGAAGGTTCAGGAAGAACCAG gACACTCACGTGGCTCAAGTGGTAGAGACGACTTTGAAAGAACGTGCCAACAGCTGCAGAAGCAAGTGCAAGAAATGGAG AAATTTCTGAGTGACTACGGTTTGGTCTGGGTGGGAGAGGACGACACCAGGGATGCGGCCGAGG ACGCCTCCGCTGACAGGAGCTTCCGCATGAACTTTGACCTCGTGCTGCAGAGGATCAAGGAGCTGAACGTCCTCGCAGGGGACGGAGAGTCTTTTGTGCGAGCGACGTCGACGGGGGCGCAGCTGGCCCACAAGGATCCCATTCGACTGATGCTTTACAGAAacggcatcgtcatgtttgacGGCCCCTTCCGCTCTTATCAGGAACAGAGTACCCAG GAGTGCATGCAGGATCTGATGGACGGTTATTTTCCAACTGAGCTCCAGGAGAGATTTCCAGACGGCGTACCTTTTGAG GTGCATGACAGGCGGGATGAGGAATTCGCCTTCAGGCTTCCCTGGGATACATTTCCAGGTGGAGGACAGGCTGTTTGTGGGGAGACGTGCGAATCGGCTGTGGACTCTACGTTACCCG GGAGGAAGCTGACCGTGGATCAGTTCCTGAACAAGCTGCCGAAGTTGGTAGTGAAGGCCGGACGAGTGATTGACATCAGGGACTCGGTGAGGGCCACCCTGCAG GGTTCATCTGATGCccagagcagcagctcagtgatCCTGATAGACACACCAGCTCTGCAAGCAATGACAGGGAG GCCACTGACATCCACCGCCGACCAGCCGCCCGTCACCCGAGGCGTCGTCACGCTCAGGGTGAAGTCTGAAGATGGGAGTCAAGTGTACGTGGTGACAATGTGCTTCTCGGAGACGGTCGGTGACCTGCGGGAGTATCTCGACAAACACAG AGGGGTCGGCCGGCCTGGTTATGACATCATCAGCGCGTACCCACAGCGTCACTATGACGACGACGGCCAGACCCTTCAGTCATGTGGACTCTCAACCAATGCTACTCTGCTGCTGCGAAAGCGGAACGGTCATTCACTGACTGAAGTCAATAAACCCATAGAAGGTTACGCATGA
- the fez2a gene encoding fasciculation and elongation protein zeta-2, with product MAAAPVAHFDDDDDDRPDQGLHHVLNMVSEDALLQQKGRSAEPQLLLDDDDDDGGGGEDGDDGEDRPELRHGGGFRSTEDLVTDFDQKLSACFQSVDARTDSIAPVSVIAEDTLLEKDEIWSALTSNYGRVMPVDWKQTRTCSTSPSRFSLHIRPRKTDVTAELSDDEELREQLDMHTIIVSSLAEEPLFTAEQVIEEIEEMMQDSPDMETEHNPSQSDLSMLSVEVQRFCGDPVYEEQVRTMTVAELNERLEEAEANISRLSEELVQQLALRDELDFEKEVKNSFISALIDVQNRQKEHRESLKKKRKLKGGAGTSQGPTEKSFGSRFSIDGLSSVIQNSFRQTFGGGCSENQYVTTVIPYEKKGHPPSIEDLQILTKILHAMKDDSDKVPSLLTDYILKALVRAGPRTERFVTHDAHCCGVVVAPNWRAPPLCHRNLAQSVPSSPFSPVSCTASGVTAACSCPDSQ from the exons ATGGCCGCTGCACCCGTCGCGCATttcgacgacgacgacgacgacaggCCGGACCAAGGTCTGCACCACGTCCTGAACATGGTTTCAGAGGACGcgctgctgcagcagaaaggcCGATCCGCCGAGCCGCAGCTCCtcctggatgatgatgatgatgatggtggtggtggtgaggatggtgatgatggtgaggaTCGCCCCGAGCTGCGGCACGGCGGAGGTTTCAGGTCCACGGAGGACCTGGTGACCGATTTTGACCAGAAGTTGTCTGCGTGCTTCCAAAGTGTTGACGCTAGGACGGACAGCATCGCTCCCGTGAGTGTGATCGCCGAGGACACGCTGCTGGAGAAAGAcga AATCTGGAGCGCTTTAACCAGTAACTATGGGCGCGTGATGCCGGTGGACTGGAAGCAGACGCGAACGTGCTCTACCAGTCCTTCGCGTT TTTCCCTTCATATCCGGCCc AGAAAGACTGATGTCACGGCCGAGCTGTCGGATGACGAGGAGCTGAGGGAGCAGCTGGACATGCACACCATCATCGTCTCCAGCCTGGCAGAGGAGCCCCTGTTCACGGCGGAGCAG GTTATTGAAGAGATAGAGGAAATGATGCAGGACTCCCCGGACATGGAGACCGAGCACAATCCATCGCAGTCGGACCTGTCTATGCTTTCCGTGGAGGTCCAGCGGTTCTGCGGCGACCCCGTCTACGAGGAGC AGGTGAGGACGATGACCGTCGCGGAGCTGAACGAGCGCCTGGAGGAGGCCGAGGCCAACATCAGCAGGCTTTCAGAGGAGCTGGTGCAGCAGCTGGCTCTCAGGGACGAGCTGGACTTTGAGAAAGAGGTGAAGAACAGCTTCATCTCGGCGCTCATCGACGTTCAGAACCGGCAGAAGGAGCACCGGGAGtcgctgaagaagaagaggaagcttAAAGGCGGAGCCGGGACGTCTCAGGGCCCCACGGAGAAATCATTCGGATCA cGCTTCAGCATAGACGGACTCTCCTCTGTTATTCAGAACAGCTTCAGACAAACATTTGGGGGCGGATGCAGTGAAAACCAG TACGTGACCACAGTCATCCCTTACGAGAAGAAAGGACACCCTCCCTCTATTGAAGACCTCCAGATCCTGACCAAGA TTCTGCACGCTATGAAAGACGACAGCGACAAAGTGCCCAGTCTCTTAACAGACTACATTCTCAAAG CTCTGGTGCGAGCAGGGCCACGGACAGAGAGGTTTGTGACACACGACGCGCactgttgtggtgttgttgttgctccaaaCTGGAGAGCGCCCCCTCTGTGTCACCGAAATCTAGCGCAGTCTGTCCCCTCCTCACCTTTCTCCCCCGTCTCCTGCACAGCCAGCGGTGTGACTGCCGCTTGTTCGTGTCCAGACTCACAGTGA
- the LOC125016744 gene encoding lymphoid enhancer-binding factor 1-like produces the protein MEIESADCRPQPVAFPGVNVVHCAPIKYQGQVTQSDFPSSDSGAPPVVSLKRKRSDQDEGVPYVKKPLNAFMLYRKEQRPYVAAQLNINNSGELNRVLGQKWRRLNTMKKLRGRS, from the exons ATGGAAATAGAGAGCGCCGACTGCCGTCCTCAGCCGGTGGCTTTTCCTGGAGTGAATGTTGTGCACTGTGCTCCCATCAAGTACCAAGGACAAGTGACACAGTCTGATTTTCCATCTTCAGACTCTGGTGCACCCCCCGTGGTGTCACT aaaaagaaagaggagtgaCCAGGATGAAGGTGTTCCCTACGTGAAGAAGCCGCTAAATGCCTTCATGCTCTATCGCAAGGAGCAGAGGCCTTACGTAGCGGCTCAGCTGAACATCAACAACAGTGGGGAACTGAACAGAGTCCTGGGACAAAAG TGGAGAAGACTAAATACTATGAAGAAGCTGAGAGGGAGAAGCTGA
- the clec3ba gene encoding tetranectin, translating into MMEARGFWVVFCLLLVAHSSLQQRRKKKETNASTNAAIEELKKQIDDIAQDVILLKEKQALQTVCLKGIKVLGKCFLADPVKKPFHTASEDCIAKGGSLCTPLTGDENDQLHSYVRQSIGQEEHIWLGINDMVSEGIWVDQSESKVRFKNWEMDITLQPDGGRSQNCAILSVTANGKWFDENCRAERASVCEFNIV; encoded by the exons ATGATGGAAGCCAGAGGATTTTGGGTGGTGTTCTGCCTTCTCCTGGTGGCACACAGCTCACTtcagcagagaagaaaaaagaagg aaaccaATGCTTCAACCAATGCTGCCATTGAGGAGTTAAAGAAACAAATTGATGACATTGCTCAGGACGTGATCCTGTTAAAAGAGAAGCAGGCTTTACAAACAG TTTGTCTGAAAGGAATAAAGGTCCTCGGCAAGTGTTTCCTGGCTGATCCAGTGAAGAAGCCCTTCCACACAGCCAGCGAAGACTGCATCGCTAAAGGAGGCAGCCTGTGCACTCCTCTGACGGGGGACGAGAACGACCAGCTCCACAGCTACGTACGCCAGAGCATCGGCCAGGAGGAGCACATCTGGCTGGGCATCAACGACATGGTGTCCGAAGGCATTTGGGTGGACCAGTCGGAATCCAAAGTGCGCTTCAAGAACTGGGAGATGGACATCACCCTGCAGCCAGACGGGGGGCGGAGCCAGAACTGCGCCATCCTCTCCGTCACAGCCAACGGAAAGTGGTTTGATGAGAACTGCAGAGCCGAGAGGGCCTCTGTGTGCGAGTTCAACATCGTCTga